A stretch of the Desulforamulus ferrireducens genome encodes the following:
- a CDS encoding tetratricopeptide repeat protein, which translates to MQRIVLGVLAAVLALGLIGSSIAWTGIGGMGAQTEPQTMDERIELLEKQAKDKPEDKNVLLTLASYYAKAGKVQQATETYEKVLKLDPKNMSVHQNLPLLYYTQGKTDKALQLLENAQKIEPNNAEVNFQYAKLLAEKKDYQAAVAAMEKVLAVEKEGPRAEEARESIEAWQAEVGQ; encoded by the coding sequence ATGCAAAGAATTGTCCTGGGGGTATTGGCTGCGGTTTTAGCCTTGGGTCTAATTGGCTCTTCCATTGCCTGGACAGGCATTGGCGGTATGGGAGCGCAAACTGAGCCTCAAACCATGGATGAGAGGATAGAGCTCCTGGAGAAGCAGGCCAAGGACAAGCCCGAGGATAAGAATGTGCTACTGACTTTGGCTTCCTATTATGCTAAAGCGGGGAAAGTTCAGCAGGCTACCGAAACCTACGAAAAAGTGTTAAAGCTAGATCCTAAAAATATGTCGGTTCACCAAAACCTACCCCTTTTATATTACACCCAGGGAAAAACAGATAAAGCATTACAGTTATTAGAAAATGCTCAAAAAATTGAACCCAATAATGCGGAAGTAAACTTCCAGTATGCTAAATTATTAGCAGAAAAGAAAGATTACCAAGCTGCTGTGGCAGCCATGGAAAAGGTTCTCGCTGTGGAAAAGGAAGGTCCCCGGGCGGAGGAAGCACGGGAATCCATTGAAGCTTGGCAAGCGGAAGTCGGGCAATAA
- a CDS encoding M23 family metallopeptidase — protein sequence MKFEKQLDTCKAWLQKQPKVFKQGMSVFLAVVLLFGVISMVKSSTACAVELDGKVVAVVKNKKVAETVVNELINEELKKASTVKPEQAITYKTIKSKDALVSEERLKELLAQRLTYEATAAGIKVRGGLKVAVKDKATAEQLLEKLKQSYSLGPEYKVSFQEDVEVVEVKVASDRILSEETALKRLKGESDVPRYYTVKEGDTLWDIATQFKVSPDELQDANPGFTPESMQIGQKIKMVGALEPIINVVATTEKTVQEETVLPQQVKKNPNLPFGQTKVIQVGEKGLKEVTYQIVAVNGMETERKVLNSKVLKEAKPQIVERSAQTMVASRGARPGGAVLSPFGMRNGRMHTGVDLARSYGSVVGAYNSGKVIRAGWYGAYGKCVDIDHGSGVVTRYAHLSVISVSVGQTVEKGQAIGKVGSTGRSSGPHLHFEVIVKGTPRNPLNYI from the coding sequence ATGAAATTTGAGAAACAGTTAGATACCTGCAAAGCGTGGCTGCAAAAACAACCAAAGGTTTTTAAGCAAGGAATGTCTGTTTTTTTGGCTGTGGTACTGTTGTTCGGGGTTATTTCCATGGTCAAATCCAGCACTGCCTGTGCGGTGGAACTGGACGGAAAAGTAGTGGCGGTGGTTAAAAACAAAAAGGTTGCAGAAACAGTAGTTAACGAATTGATTAATGAAGAATTAAAGAAAGCTAGTACGGTCAAACCGGAACAAGCTATTACATATAAAACCATTAAGTCTAAAGATGCCCTAGTTAGTGAAGAACGTCTCAAAGAATTACTGGCCCAACGACTCACCTACGAGGCAACCGCTGCGGGGATTAAGGTACGGGGTGGTCTGAAGGTAGCCGTTAAGGATAAAGCCACAGCAGAACAGCTACTGGAGAAGCTGAAACAGTCCTATTCCCTGGGGCCGGAATACAAGGTGAGCTTCCAAGAGGATGTGGAAGTGGTAGAAGTTAAAGTGGCCAGTGACAGAATTTTATCCGAAGAAACTGCCCTTAAAAGGCTCAAGGGTGAATCTGATGTACCCAGATACTACACCGTTAAGGAAGGAGATACCCTGTGGGATATCGCCACCCAATTTAAGGTAAGTCCCGATGAGCTACAAGATGCTAACCCAGGGTTTACCCCAGAATCCATGCAAATTGGCCAGAAAATTAAAATGGTAGGGGCTCTGGAGCCGATCATTAATGTGGTAGCCACCACAGAAAAAACCGTCCAGGAAGAAACCGTACTGCCTCAACAGGTTAAGAAAAACCCCAACCTTCCCTTTGGACAAACAAAGGTTATCCAAGTGGGTGAAAAGGGACTTAAAGAAGTTACCTATCAAATTGTCGCTGTAAACGGCATGGAAACCGAGAGAAAGGTTTTAAACAGCAAAGTTCTTAAAGAAGCAAAGCCACAGATTGTGGAAAGAAGTGCCCAGACCATGGTGGCTTCCCGTGGTGCCAGACCAGGTGGCGCAGTGCTCTCGCCCTTTGGCATGAGAAATGGCCGCATGCATACCGGTGTTGACTTAGCCAGGTCCTATGGCTCGGTGGTCGGTGCCTATAACTCCGGCAAAGTTATTCGGGCTGGTTGGTATGGTGCCTACGGTAAGTGTGTGGATATCGATCATGGTAGCGGGGTGGTTACCCGTTACGCCCACCTATCTGTTATCAGCGTTTCCGTTGGACAAACGGTAGAAAAGGGACAAGCCATTGGTAAAGTTGGTTCCACCGGTAGATCCAGCGGGCCCCACCTGCATTTTGAAGTCATTGTTAAGGGGACTCCCAGGAATCCCCTTAACTACATATAA
- the scfB gene encoding thioether cross-link-forming SCIFF peptide maturase yields the protein MIHKFKFDDTRMVVDVHSGAVHVVDELVWDILDSYQAKTPAEIVQGLSGKYPPEQVEQALTEINQLVEEGLLFTSDPHQAGYQPRREGVIKALCLHAAHDCNLRCKYCFAGQGQFGGPSGLLSLEVGKAAIDFLIEQSGNRKNIEIDFFGGEPLLNFKVIKELVPYGHARAEQAGKKFKFTLTTNGVLLNKEIQQFLLDNNMAAVLSLDGRPAVHDAMRPTPRGNGSYEQVVKAFQEYVEQQPPAGYYIRGTFTRHNLDFSQDVMHMAELGFKDISVEPVVAGKDTDYAFQQEDLPILMEEYEKLTRELWQRQEAGEPINFFHFNIDLNGGPCLPKRLSGCGAGYEYLAVTPEGDLYPCHQFVGNADFCLGTVKDGIHNQELIEKFRQAHIYNKPECVGCWAKFYCSGGCHANAWAFNKDLLRPYTLGCQLARKRFECAIYLQVKQAGLA from the coding sequence GTGATACATAAATTTAAATTTGATGATACCCGCATGGTTGTGGATGTCCATAGCGGTGCTGTTCACGTAGTGGATGAATTGGTTTGGGATATCTTGGACAGCTATCAAGCAAAAACACCGGCGGAAATAGTACAAGGCCTGTCCGGTAAATACCCTCCGGAACAGGTGGAACAGGCACTAACGGAAATTAATCAGTTAGTTGAGGAAGGACTACTGTTTACCAGCGATCCTCACCAGGCAGGATATCAACCCCGACGTGAGGGTGTAATCAAGGCGCTGTGCCTGCACGCAGCCCATGACTGCAACCTGCGCTGTAAGTATTGCTTTGCCGGTCAGGGCCAATTTGGTGGTCCCAGTGGCTTGCTCTCCCTGGAGGTGGGTAAGGCCGCCATTGATTTTTTAATTGAACAGTCGGGCAATCGAAAAAACATTGAAATAGACTTTTTTGGCGGCGAGCCACTGCTTAATTTTAAGGTCATTAAAGAACTGGTTCCCTATGGCCATGCCAGGGCCGAGCAGGCAGGGAAAAAGTTTAAATTCACCCTGACCACCAACGGTGTTTTATTAAATAAGGAAATTCAGCAATTCCTGTTGGACAACAACATGGCAGCGGTCTTGAGCCTGGATGGCCGACCGGCAGTACACGATGCCATGCGCCCCACTCCCAGAGGTAATGGTTCCTATGAGCAGGTGGTTAAGGCTTTTCAGGAATATGTGGAACAACAACCACCCGCGGGCTATTATATCCGGGGTACCTTCACCCGCCATAACCTGGATTTTAGCCAGGATGTCATGCATATGGCGGAACTGGGATTTAAGGATATTTCGGTGGAACCGGTGGTGGCGGGAAAAGACACAGACTACGCCTTCCAACAGGAAGACCTGCCAATTTTAATGGAAGAATATGAGAAGTTAACCAGGGAGCTTTGGCAACGGCAGGAAGCCGGTGAGCCCATTAATTTCTTCCACTTTAATATTGACCTAAACGGTGGCCCCTGCTTGCCCAAGCGGTTATCTGGCTGTGGCGCCGGTTATGAATATCTGGCTGTTACACCGGAGGGGGATTTGTATCCCTGCCACCAGTTTGTGGGCAACGCCGATTTTTGCTTGGGCACAGTCAAAGACGGCATCCACAACCAGGAGCTCATTGAAAAATTCCGTCAGGCACACATCTACAACAAACCTGAGTGTGTAGGATGTTGGGCTAAATTTTATTGCAGCGGTGGTTGTCATGCCAACGCCTGGGCCTTTAATAAGGATTTGTTAAGACCCTATACCTTGGGTTGTCAGCTGGCCCGCAAGCGCTTTGAATGTGCCATCTACTTACAGGTAAAACAGGCTGGCTTAGCTTAA
- the scfA gene encoding six-cysteine ranthipeptide SCIFF: MKHIKTLNKSSLQATLKTGGCGECATSCQSACKTSCTVGNQVCVKKA; the protein is encoded by the coding sequence ATGAAACACATTAAAACCTTGAATAAGAGCTCCCTACAAGCAACCCTGAAAACCGGTGGTTGCGGCGAGTGTGCTACTTCCTGCCAATCCGCTTGCAAAACCTCTTGCACCGTAGGCAACCAGGTTTGCGTTAAAAAGGCTTAA
- a CDS encoding MFS transporter: MALILVATDMLTLMLTTSIFNIGTSLMGPSTSTLVSKNASGTQGASIGLMRSFGSLGRIVGPVAGGVLYDIHMDIPYMTGAVTLLVLAILSLYLLERYEKPLTRHAKPATD, from the coding sequence ATGGCCCTTATCTTGGTGGCCACAGATATGCTCACCCTGATGCTTACCACCTCCATTTTTAATATAGGCACCTCATTAATGGGTCCCAGTACCTCCACGCTGGTAAGTAAAAATGCCTCAGGTACCCAGGGAGCCTCCATTGGCCTGATGCGATCCTTTGGCAGTCTGGGGCGCATTGTAGGGCCGGTGGCGGGTGGTGTACTCTACGACATTCATATGGATATACCATACATGACCGGAGCCGTTACCTTACTGGTACTGGCTATTTTGTCCCTGTACCTGCTAGAACGATACGAAAAGCCCCTAACGCGGCATGCCAAACCAGCTACGGATTAA
- a CDS encoding MFS transporter, translating into MAHKTKAFFVLFLILFWVMVGFGIIIPILPFVVTHFGGGPTILGLFMASFSIMQFFFAPLWGRLSDRIGRRPVLLIGLSGYGITFILLGMATELWMLFVIRMLSGVISSATIPTAMAYIADITEGEERSKGMGLMGAAMGVGMIFGPALGGWLGHYGFAVPFYVAGALAILTWPFAYFFLPESLKQLGSNLNRAEKMAKLSLEVLKHPLLILFMLNFISNFSISIFQGTFALFGADRAGFGSKEMGSIFTMMGVIGVIIQGGLIGRLVNALVMPTWLKQDYLSPVRVWPLSWWPQICSP; encoded by the coding sequence ATGGCTCATAAAACTAAGGCTTTTTTTGTACTGTTTCTTATTTTGTTTTGGGTAATGGTGGGCTTTGGTATTATTATTCCTATCCTACCCTTTGTGGTAACTCATTTTGGCGGTGGGCCAACCATTTTAGGGCTTTTTATGGCCTCCTTTTCGATCATGCAGTTTTTCTTTGCCCCTCTGTGGGGACGTCTTTCCGACCGCATTGGCCGCCGCCCGGTATTGTTGATCGGCTTAAGTGGCTACGGCATTACCTTTATTTTATTGGGTATGGCCACAGAACTATGGATGCTATTTGTCATTCGTATGTTATCCGGTGTAATCTCCTCGGCCACGATACCTACGGCAATGGCTTACATTGCCGATATTACCGAAGGAGAGGAACGGTCCAAGGGCATGGGCCTAATGGGTGCTGCCATGGGTGTGGGCATGATTTTTGGGCCGGCCCTGGGTGGTTGGTTAGGACACTATGGTTTTGCTGTTCCCTTCTACGTGGCCGGTGCCCTGGCTATCCTAACCTGGCCCTTTGCTTATTTCTTCTTACCTGAGTCCTTAAAGCAATTGGGGAGTAACCTTAACCGGGCAGAGAAAATGGCTAAGCTGTCACTGGAAGTGCTTAAACATCCGCTCTTGATCTTGTTCATGCTAAACTTTATCAGCAACTTTAGCATATCTATTTTTCAAGGCACCTTTGCCCTTTTTGGCGCAGACCGGGCGGGTTTTGGCTCTAAGGAAATGGGTAGTATATTTACCATGATGGGCGTTATTGGGGTAATCATCCAGGGAGGTCTGATCGGCAGACTGGTCAACGCTTTGGTGATGCCAACCTGGTTAAAGCAGGACTATTTATCTCCGGTGCGGGTATGGCCCTTATCTTGGTGGCCACAGATATGCTCACCCTGA